A genomic window from Primulina huaijiensis isolate GDHJ02 unplaced genomic scaffold, ASM1229523v2 scaffold6295, whole genome shotgun sequence includes:
- the LOC140970500 gene encoding zinc finger CCCH domain-containing protein 29-like: MCTGSKSKLSSSDLEMEAKFQENMRRVSCKRSANLLELAATDDLAGFIYEIEEMYSDVNEVSDWYGRRFGTTKMGYEERTPMMIASLYGSLEVLKYIVGTGKVDVNRACGSDGATPLHCAAAGGSWASVEVVKFLIGVSGDINSIDAYGKKPCDLIAPFVKLSSNSKRRILEMLLKGIKIESGDEEEEGSDMPRVKEGGEKKEYPVDVSLPDINNGVYGSDEFRMYSFKVKPCSRAYSHDWTECPFVHPGENARRRDLRKHHYTCVPCPEFKKGSCAKGDSCEYAHGVFESWLHPAQYRTRLCKDETGCARKVCFFAHKPEELRPLYAATGSAMPSPNSVSMNSMNSMDMTSLSPLSLGSSSLMLPSTSTPPMSPSVTCSSPMGGNMWQNKVNLITPPALQLPGSRLKTTFRARDVDLEVGLEKIHAQNQRQQLVEEMASLSSPYPRISNLQPTNLDDIFGSLDPSLLSQLQGLSAKNSPTSHQIRQNTNQLRASYPSNFSSAPARKQPSSYGFDSSAAVAAAVMNSRANSFSKRSQSFIDCGTGVGYRSSLSSSANSPSPMPSMFSDWNSPDGKVNWGFNDDEINKLRKSASFGFRSNNANASGAMAPCTVNEPDVSWVNYLVKDSPSGGIGPHGTEQSLHGGFHEMAPSWIDQLYMEQEQMVA, from the coding sequence ATGTGCACCGGTTCAAAGAGTAAGCTTTCCTCTTCTGACTTGGAAATGGAGgccaaatttcaagaaaatatgaGAAGGGTTTCGTGTAAAAGAAGCGCAAACTTGCTGGAATTGGCGGCTACTGATGATTTGGCTGGCTTTATATATGAAATAGAAGAGATGTATTCTGATGTGAATGAAGTAAGCGATTGGTATGGCAGAAGATTTGGTACAACGAAGATGGGGTATGAAGAGAGAACCCCGATGATGATTGCTTCTTTGTACGGAAGTCTAGAGGTTTTGAAGTATATTGTTGGAACTGGAAAAGTTGATGTCAACAGAGCGTGTGGCTCGGATGGGGCTACACCACTCCATTGTGCTGCTGCCGGTGGTTCGTGGGCCTCGGTTGAGGTTGTCAAGTTCTTGATCGGTGTCTCTGGGGATATCAATTCTATTGATGCCTATGGGAAGAAACCGTGTGATTTGATTGCTCCATTTGTTAAGCTTTCGAGCAATTCTAAGAGGAGAATCTTGGAAATGTTGTTGAAAGGGATCAAAATCGAGTCAGGTGATGAGGAGGAAGAAGGGAGTGATATGCCTCGGGTTAAAGAAGGGGGTGAGAAGAAAGAGTATCCTGTTGATGTGTCTTTGccggatatcaacaatggggTCTACGGAAGTGATGAGTTCAGGATGTATAGTTTCAAGGTGAAGCCTTGCTCGAGGGCATATTCTCACGACTGGACGGAGTGCCCTTTTGTCCACCCTGGGGAGAATGCGAGGAGGCGTGATTTGAGGAAGCATCACTACACTTGTGTCCCGTGTCCCGAGTTCAAGAAGGGAAGTTGTGCGAAGGGAGATTCTTGCGAATATGCTCATGGTGTTTTTGAATCTTGGCTTCATCCAGCTCAATACAGGACACGTCTCTGCAAGGATGAGACAGGCTGCGCACGAAAAGTGTGCTTCTTCGCTCACAAACCCGAAGAGCTTCGTCCTTTGTATGCTGCCACCGGTTCTGCTATGCCTTCTCCAAATTCTGtttcaatgaattcaatgaattcaatggacaTGACTTCATTAAGCCCTTTGTCACTTGGTTCGTCCTCTTTGATGCTGCCTAGTACTTCAACACCACCCATGTCGCCCTCAGTTACTTGTTCGTCTCCAATGGGCGGAAACATGTGGCAGAACAAGGTGAACCTTATAACCCCACCTGCCCTGCAGCTCCCCGGTAGCCGACTCAAAACTACTTTTCGTGCACGAGATGTGGATTTGGAGGTGGGATTGGAGAAAATCCATGCTCAGAACCAACGCCAGCAATTAGTTGAGGAGATGGCGAGCCTGTCTTCCCCATATCCAAGAATCAGCAATTTACAACCCACGAATCTAGATGACATATTTGGGTCGTTGGACCCTTCATTATTATCTCAATTACAGGGTCTCTCAGCCAAGAATTCTCCTACCAGTCATCAGATTCGCCAGAACACAAACCAACTCCGAGCCAGTTACCCCTCAAACTTCTCATCAGCACCAGCAAGAAAACAGCCCTCGTCATATGGTTTTGATTCCTCTGCTGCTGTCGCTGCAGCAGTCATGAATTCAAGAGCCAACTCCTTCTCCAAACGCAGCCAAAGCTTCATTGACTGTGGTACTGGAGTTGGCTACCGATCCAGCCTTTCCAGTTCTGCTAATTCTCCTAGTCCAATGCCATCAATGTTTTCAGATTGGAACTCACCAGATGGGAAGGTGAACTGGGGTTTTAACGATGACGAGATAAATAAGCTTAGAAAGTCGGCTTCTTTTGGTTTTCGAAGCAATAATGCCAATGCATCTGGGGCCATGGCTCCGTGTACTGTCAACGAGCCGGATGTTTCTTGGGTTAATTACTTGGTGAAGGACAGCCCATCTGGTGGCATCGGACCTCATGGTACGGAGCAAAGCTTGCACGGCGGATTTCATGAAATGGCACCGAGTTGGATCGATCAATTGTACATGGAGCAGGAACAGATGGTCGCTTAA
- the LOC140970483 gene encoding N-(5'-phosphoribosyl)anthranilate isomerase 1, chloroplastic-like isoform X2: MLSGLRVGNHLQPSVVTKPICSGYKEDRPLVKMCGITSARDAAKAAEAGANFIGMIMWPNSKRSISLPIAKEISKVAREHGAVPVGVFVDDDAETILRASDEAELGYVQLHGNGSRNDFHTVARESKVIYVLHANEDGVLLNLITDEECSLVDWVLVDSAKGGSGKGFNWSKFKLPPITSKKGWFLAGGVNPKNVCKALSILRPQGIDVSSGICGPDGIQKDELQIQSFMKAVNSVHY; the protein is encoded by the exons ATGCTCTCAG GTTTAAGAGTGGGAAATCATCTTCAACCAAGTGTTGTTACTAAGCCGATATGTTCAG GATACAAAGAAGACAGGCCTTTAGTTAAAATGTGTGGAATCACGTCAGCTAGAGATGCTGCCAAAGCAGCAGAAGCTGGTgcaaattttattgggatgattaTGTGGCCCAACTCAAAACGGTCCATCTCACTTCCTATTGCAAAAGAGATTTCAAAAGTGGCTCGAGAACATGGAGCTGTTCCTGTTGGGGTATTTGTAGATGATGATGCAGAAACTATTTTAAGAGCGTCTGATGAAGCAGAACTTGGATATGTTCAG CTACATGGAAATGGTTCACGGAATGATTTTCATACTGTGGCAAGAGAGAGTAAAGTAATTTATGTTCTTCATGCGAATGAGGATGGTGTTCTTCTGAATTTAATAACTGATGAAGAATGTTCTCTTGTTGATTGGGTTCTCGTGGATAGTGCCAAAGGTGGAAG TGGTAAAGGGTTTAATTGGTCAAAATTTAAGCTTCCGCCAATTACAAGCAAAAAAGGATGGTTCCTTGCTGGAGGAGTTAACCCTAAGAATGTATGCAAAGCTCTTTCTATACTTAGGCCGCAGGGAATCGACGTGAGTAGTGGCATTTGTGGTCCAGATGGCATACAGAAAGATGAACTCCAAATACAATCATTCATGAAAGCAGTCAATTCAGTGCATTACTGA
- the LOC140970483 gene encoding N-(5'-phosphoribosyl)anthranilate isomerase 1, chloroplastic-like isoform X1, whose amino-acid sequence MLSGLRVGNHLQPSVVTKPICSGFQGKEMILLNGVFPKMKMTRSSNQSAIVSLADKGYKEDRPLVKMCGITSARDAAKAAEAGANFIGMIMWPNSKRSISLPIAKEISKVAREHGAVPVGVFVDDDAETILRASDEAELGYVQLHGNGSRNDFHTVARESKVIYVLHANEDGVLLNLITDEECSLVDWVLVDSAKGGSGKGFNWSKFKLPPITSKKGWFLAGGVNPKNVCKALSILRPQGIDVSSGICGPDGIQKDELQIQSFMKAVNSVHY is encoded by the exons ATGCTCTCAG GTTTAAGAGTGGGAAATCATCTTCAACCAAGTGTTGTTACTAAGCCGATATGTTCAG GTTTCCAAGGGaaagaaatgattttattaaatgggGTCTTCCCAAAGATGAAAATGACACGCTCGTCAAACCAATCAGCAATAGTTTCACTTGCTGATAAAGGATACAAAGAAGACAGGCCTTTAGTTAAAATGTGTGGAATCACGTCAGCTAGAGATGCTGCCAAAGCAGCAGAAGCTGGTgcaaattttattgggatgattaTGTGGCCCAACTCAAAACGGTCCATCTCACTTCCTATTGCAAAAGAGATTTCAAAAGTGGCTCGAGAACATGGAGCTGTTCCTGTTGGGGTATTTGTAGATGATGATGCAGAAACTATTTTAAGAGCGTCTGATGAAGCAGAACTTGGATATGTTCAG CTACATGGAAATGGTTCACGGAATGATTTTCATACTGTGGCAAGAGAGAGTAAAGTAATTTATGTTCTTCATGCGAATGAGGATGGTGTTCTTCTGAATTTAATAACTGATGAAGAATGTTCTCTTGTTGATTGGGTTCTCGTGGATAGTGCCAAAGGTGGAAG TGGTAAAGGGTTTAATTGGTCAAAATTTAAGCTTCCGCCAATTACAAGCAAAAAAGGATGGTTCCTTGCTGGAGGAGTTAACCCTAAGAATGTATGCAAAGCTCTTTCTATACTTAGGCCGCAGGGAATCGACGTGAGTAGTGGCATTTGTGGTCCAGATGGCATACAGAAAGATGAACTCCAAATACAATCATTCATGAAAGCAGTCAATTCAGTGCATTACTGA